The following are from one region of the Leptospira neocaledonica genome:
- a CDS encoding phasin-related domain-containing protein yields MEKQILDVLNAGLGLVKSGQEGLDKAKAEFTKSFQELAAKGASDNSEASVRVREFVDKFLNEAKELSTAATKTYEDSRAKALEIYSQIAEEAKKLVPAEQIEAIKAKFSEVTETVKKTAAPTKKTA; encoded by the coding sequence ATGGAAAAACAAATTCTAGATGTACTGAACGCAGGTCTTGGTTTGGTTAAAAGTGGACAAGAAGGTCTGGATAAAGCGAAAGCAGAATTTACTAAGAGTTTTCAAGAACTTGCAGCTAAAGGCGCTTCCGACAATTCCGAAGCATCTGTTCGTGTTCGCGAGTTTGTAGACAAATTCTTAAACGAAGCTAAAGAATTATCTACTGCTGCTACTAAAACTTACGAAGATTCTCGCGCTAAGGCCCTTGAAATCTATAGCCAAATTGCTGAAGAAGCTAAGAAATTAGTTCCGGCTGAGCAAATCGAAGCTATCAAGGCTAAATTTAGCGAAGTTACGGAGACAGTTAAAAAAACCGCTGCTCCAACTAAAAAAACTGCTTAA
- a CDS encoding PLP-dependent aminotransferase family protein gives MGKLILENRSEIFRPSARPARTPASVTRDILKVIDTPGMISFAGGLPDDTLFPIQELRNIFESSVSKKGAKLFQYSDTQGHSDLRAWIADRYYPDSSGEEILLTSGSQQALDLLGRYFIEEGSPILLERPSYLGAIQVFSSYAPTFIGINYGEEGPDIEELKYALEDSSEKPKFFYCIPDFQNPSSHSYSLEIRNSLSKLLLENKVPILEDTAYRELYFQDQLPVSLCELGPEHTISIGTFSKTLSPGLRVGWIKAPKKILKDLIVQKQSMDLHSPTLNQELVYGFVSSSKYEEHLSLIRKAYHKKSEYTFTCLSKNFGTSLPLQISKGGLFYWLEFPKEIDTDLLFQKCLEKGLAAVPGSSFFVGKPETNHLRWNFSNASEEETKLGIERLFAVYEEMVLNR, from the coding sequence ATGGGCAAGTTAATTCTAGAAAATAGATCAGAAATTTTTAGACCTTCTGCAAGACCAGCCAGAACTCCTGCATCGGTTACCAGAGATATATTAAAGGTGATCGATACACCCGGGATGATCTCGTTTGCTGGGGGACTTCCGGATGATACTTTGTTTCCTATCCAAGAGTTAAGAAACATATTCGAAAGTTCGGTTTCTAAAAAAGGTGCAAAACTATTCCAATACTCGGATACACAGGGACATTCCGACTTACGTGCCTGGATCGCGGATCGATATTATCCCGATTCTTCTGGGGAAGAAATTCTTTTGACTTCCGGGTCCCAACAAGCACTGGATCTACTAGGTCGATATTTTATAGAAGAAGGTTCTCCCATTCTTTTAGAAAGACCAAGTTATCTGGGAGCCATCCAGGTATTCTCTTCTTATGCACCAACCTTCATAGGAATAAATTATGGAGAAGAAGGTCCGGATATTGAAGAATTAAAGTACGCATTGGAGGATTCTTCCGAAAAACCTAAATTCTTTTACTGCATTCCTGATTTTCAAAATCCTTCTTCGCATTCGTATTCTTTAGAAATCAGAAATTCACTTTCTAAATTACTTTTAGAAAATAAAGTTCCTATTTTAGAAGATACCGCTTATAGAGAGTTGTATTTTCAAGATCAGCTTCCGGTTTCATTATGCGAACTAGGTCCAGAACATACGATCTCTATAGGAACATTCTCCAAAACACTTTCTCCGGGATTAAGAGTAGGATGGATCAAGGCCCCAAAAAAAATCCTAAAAGATCTGATCGTGCAAAAACAATCCATGGACTTACATTCCCCTACTCTAAACCAAGAATTAGTGTATGGATTCGTATCTTCTTCCAAATATGAAGAACATCTTTCTTTGATTCGAAAGGCTTATCACAAGAAATCAGAGTATACGTTTACTTGCTTGAGTAAAAATTTCGGAACCTCTCTTCCTTTACAAATTTCTAAAGGAGGGCTATTCTATTGGCTGGAATTTCCAAAAGAGATCGATACTGATCTTCTTTTCCAAAAATGTCTGGAGAAGGGACTCGCTGCAGTTCCAGGATCTTCTTTCTTCGTCGGCAAACCGGAAACAAATCATCTGCGCTGGAACTTCTCTAATGCCTCGGAAGAAGAAACAAAACTAGGAATAGAAAGATTATTTGCAGTTTATGAGGAAATGGTTTTGAATCGTTAA
- a CDS encoding PLP-dependent aminotransferase family protein, producing the protein MTDTDRLLTKYSKIANSLIGRIESGEFPPGSKLPSLRKICLFEECNLSTAVEAFGILQERGFISGRERSGYFVLPRPELYPKYKLEKPVRVPNPSVPEEVSSLMSELADPGFIPFGAAVPDPQFLPYSSLQKAYKKSLKDSQVYKYSDAAGILELRKKIAIRSSGKERRVRPEEVFITLGCSEAAFLALSLSTKPGDKVAVESPLHFVLYQILSELKLKAIEIPTDPFTGLDLQSYISVIKKESPKFLITIPTFSNPTGSLMPLGSKKELLKISSKYGVKILEDDIYGDLQHNGGIRPSSLLSLDAEGIVTHVSSLSKSVNPGLRIGWMISEQIKVENARRLRLAETISLPAIPQLAASYFMGSLAHERHLREFRRRLGGLVLSYADSFLEYFPKGTKVAIPKGGFLLWIELPRGKDSRVLRFQAAKKKISLVPGNLFSLSGKYVNNFRINAGVLMGPKVISAIQTLGKIAKEI; encoded by the coding sequence ATGACCGATACAGATAGACTTCTTACTAAATATTCTAAGATCGCGAATTCTTTGATAGGTAGAATAGAATCGGGAGAATTTCCTCCAGGTTCCAAATTACCTTCACTTAGAAAGATTTGTTTATTCGAAGAATGTAATCTTTCTACCGCTGTGGAAGCTTTCGGTATTCTGCAAGAAAGAGGTTTTATCAGCGGGAGAGAAAGATCCGGCTATTTCGTTCTTCCCCGGCCCGAATTGTATCCCAAATATAAATTAGAAAAACCTGTACGAGTGCCGAATCCCTCTGTTCCGGAAGAGGTAAGTTCTCTTATGTCTGAACTTGCGGATCCAGGATTTATTCCTTTCGGCGCTGCGGTCCCTGATCCTCAGTTTTTACCATATTCTTCTTTGCAAAAAGCATATAAGAAATCTTTAAAGGATTCTCAGGTTTATAAATATTCGGATGCTGCAGGTATTTTGGAACTTAGAAAAAAGATCGCGATCCGTTCTTCCGGTAAGGAGAGAAGGGTTCGTCCCGAAGAAGTTTTTATCACCTTAGGTTGTTCAGAAGCTGCGTTTTTGGCTTTGAGTCTTTCTACTAAACCCGGTGATAAGGTTGCGGTGGAAAGTCCTCTTCATTTTGTTTTGTACCAAATTCTTTCCGAACTAAAATTAAAAGCGATCGAGATCCCTACAGATCCATTTACCGGTTTGGATCTTCAATCTTATATTTCCGTAATTAAGAAAGAATCACCTAAGTTTCTGATCACCATTCCTACATTTTCGAATCCTACCGGAAGTCTTATGCCTTTAGGATCTAAAAAGGAACTTCTGAAAATTTCCTCTAAGTATGGTGTAAAAATCCTTGAGGACGATATTTATGGAGACTTGCAGCATAACGGAGGCATTCGTCCTTCTTCTCTTTTGTCTTTAGATGCAGAAGGAATTGTGACCCATGTTTCTTCTCTTTCTAAATCCGTAAACCCTGGCCTTAGGATTGGTTGGATGATCAGCGAGCAAATAAAAGTGGAGAATGCTAGACGTCTTCGTTTGGCGGAAACAATCTCTTTACCTGCGATTCCTCAACTTGCGGCTTCTTATTTTATGGGATCTCTTGCTCATGAAAGACATTTGAGAGAATTTAGACGAAGGTTGGGAGGTTTGGTACTTTCGTATGCGGATTCTTTTTTGGAATATTTTCCGAAGGGGACCAAGGTCGCCATTCCGAAAGGAGGTTTTCTTCTTTGGATTGAACTTCCTAGAGGAAAAGATTCCAGAGTTCTGAGATTCCAAGCTGCTAAGAAGAAAATCAGTCTTGTTCCGGGGAATCTTTTCTCTCTTTCCGGAAAGTACGTAAACAATTTTAGAATTAATGCGGGAGTTCTTATGGGACCCAAGGTCATCTCTGCCATCCAAACTCTAGGAAAAATTGCAAAAGAAATTTAG
- a CDS encoding DUF2804 domain-containing protein — MNLETEIQQPTILCDPSGKVNRNAIGWSKTPLHRCNVKGHWLRKKKWNYWCFYDQNFLASFTVSDIDYAGVIFCYWLDRRTGEFQEATVITPFGKGTLLGQTVSSNARYEGKEGFLDFHIDEDGSYRIKVDFLRGTRKSIQADLTLDIPNQWESLNVVVPWNRNRFQFTHKLFGLGAKGKVTTASKSYEFNPKDSFGVLDYGRGVWPYFSKWNWASMSYRPGGNELYGMNLGGGWTDGTGTTENALLINGRIYKIPSVIAFEFDKKDPKKPWMIYSKESKAVELVFTPDFHRKAYSNMGLIASKVNQMIGSFDGVFRIGKSEFRIESGQGWAEDHIARW; from the coding sequence ATGAATTTAGAAACAGAAATCCAACAACCTACCATTTTATGTGATCCTTCCGGTAAAGTGAATCGGAATGCGATCGGCTGGTCTAAAACTCCCTTACATAGATGTAATGTAAAAGGCCACTGGCTTCGTAAGAAAAAATGGAATTACTGGTGTTTTTACGATCAAAACTTTTTGGCTTCTTTCACTGTTTCGGATATTGATTACGCAGGTGTGATCTTTTGTTATTGGTTGGATAGAAGGACCGGAGAATTCCAAGAAGCCACCGTTATCACTCCTTTTGGAAAAGGTACTTTATTAGGACAAACCGTTTCTAGTAATGCTCGTTACGAAGGTAAAGAAGGGTTTCTGGATTTCCATATCGACGAAGATGGAAGTTACAGGATCAAAGTAGATTTTCTGAGAGGAACCCGTAAGTCTATCCAAGCAGATCTTACATTAGATATTCCTAATCAATGGGAAAGTTTGAACGTTGTGGTTCCTTGGAATCGAAATCGTTTCCAATTCACTCATAAATTATTCGGATTAGGAGCAAAAGGAAAGGTTACGACCGCTTCTAAATCTTATGAGTTCAATCCTAAGGATTCTTTCGGAGTTTTGGATTATGGAAGAGGTGTTTGGCCTTATTTCAGCAAATGGAACTGGGCTTCCATGTCTTACCGTCCCGGCGGAAACGAACTTTATGGAATGAATTTGGGTGGCGGTTGGACTGACGGAACAGGAACCACCGAGAATGCTCTTTTGATCAATGGTAGAATTTATAAGATCCCTTCCGTGATCGCTTTTGAATTCGATAAAAAAGACCCTAAAAAACCCTGGATGATCTATTCTAAAGAAAGTAAAGCAGTGGAGCTTGTATTCACTCCTGATTTTCACAGAAAGGCTTATTCCAATATGGGTTTAATTGCTTCTAAAGTGAATCAGATGATCGGAAGTTTTGACGGTGTTTTCCGGATCGGTAAAAGTGAATTTAGGATTGAAAGTGGGCAAGGCTGGGCAGAAGATCATATCGCTCGCTGGTAA
- a CDS encoding PPK2 family polyphosphate kinase, which translates to MTELSEYSTEPDADLSKEKAEELRLKELERIEELQIRLFAGKKKSLLIILQGVDASGKDGTVKKLFSALNPLGCTCKAWKAPTQEELSRDFLWRIHKELPGKGWIQIFNRSHYEDILVPFVSESLSKDKLKERLEFIDSFEEFVSKENHTHILKFFLHISQEEQIKRIEERLSNPEKNWKFDPSDLEAHKNFKKYRNAYEWIFSYSKDRFPWVIVPSDKKWYRDYLIAKSVRKELEGMDLKYPKLEVQPGQI; encoded by the coding sequence ATGACTGAACTTTCCGAATATTCCACAGAACCAGACGCGGATCTTTCCAAAGAAAAAGCGGAGGAACTTCGTCTCAAGGAATTGGAAAGGATCGAAGAATTACAGATCCGTCTTTTTGCGGGCAAAAAGAAATCATTGCTGATCATTCTTCAGGGAGTGGATGCATCCGGAAAAGATGGAACTGTTAAAAAACTTTTTTCAGCCTTAAATCCGTTGGGTTGCACATGCAAGGCCTGGAAAGCTCCCACACAAGAAGAATTGAGCCGGGACTTTCTTTGGAGAATCCATAAAGAACTTCCCGGGAAAGGTTGGATCCAAATTTTCAATCGTTCTCATTATGAGGACATTCTAGTTCCTTTCGTTTCCGAAAGTTTATCCAAGGACAAGCTCAAAGAGAGATTGGAGTTTATAGATTCTTTCGAGGAATTTGTCTCAAAGGAAAATCATACTCATATCCTGAAATTCTTCCTACATATCTCCCAAGAAGAACAGATTAAAAGGATAGAGGAAAGATTATCCAATCCTGAAAAAAATTGGAAGTTCGATCCAAGCGATCTAGAAGCTCATAAAAATTTCAAAAAGTATCGAAACGCTTATGAGTGGATATTCTCTTATTCTAAGGATCGTTTTCCTTGGGTGATTGTTCCTTCTGACAAAAAATGGTATAGGGATTATCTGATCGCTAAGTCAGTCCGCAAGGAATTGGAAGGTATGGATCTCAAATATCCAAAGCTGGAAGTCCAACCAGGCCAGATCTGA
- a CDS encoding phasin-related domain-containing protein, whose amino-acid sequence MEKQLLDILNAGIGLLKSGQEGLDKAKVDLEKTYGELVAKGAADNSEGSVKIRESVDKLLNEIKEVSTVAGKNYEETRGKIVEKYNQISEEIKKRVPEGQLDAVKAKLTEVAETIKATAKGKA is encoded by the coding sequence ATGGAAAAACAACTGTTGGACATTCTTAATGCCGGAATCGGACTTTTGAAATCTGGACAAGAAGGATTAGACAAAGCGAAAGTAGATTTGGAAAAAACCTACGGAGAGCTAGTAGCTAAAGGTGCTGCAGACAATTCTGAAGGTTCTGTAAAAATTCGCGAATCTGTAGATAAACTTTTGAATGAAATCAAAGAAGTTTCTACTGTTGCTGGCAAAAACTACGAAGAAACTCGTGGTAAGATCGTTGAGAAGTACAATCAAATCTCCGAAGAGATCAAAAAACGCGTTCCAGAAGGACAATTAGACGCTGTTAAAGCTAAATTGACCGAAGTTGCTGAGACTATCAAAGCTACTGCAAAAGGAAAAGCTTAA
- a CDS encoding glycerophosphodiester phosphodiesterase, whose product MNSDPFLLPKPWVIAHRGDSGEYPENTMSSFQNAWELGADWIELDIIHSSDGKIVVIHDDTLDRTTDQKGEVKHLPFHFIRKADAGSWKDPKFKGEKVPDLWEVWDYLKSKNIGLNVEIKSGAYEEIPIETPIEQELIDYTKQNSLFHKTLFSSFCWDSLVRIRELSVEAKLGILIGEETSSWTEALELGFRLNAFSLNFSSKGLDKETVSKIQKEGFKVLVYTLNTEEELKFGIELGVDGIFTNYPKRMKSLLT is encoded by the coding sequence ATGAATTCGGATCCTTTCCTTCTTCCTAAACCTTGGGTTATTGCTCATAGGGGAGACAGCGGAGAATATCCTGAAAACACAATGAGTTCTTTTCAAAATGCCTGGGAACTAGGCGCGGATTGGATAGAGCTGGATATCATTCATTCTTCTGACGGAAAAATAGTGGTCATTCATGATGATACCTTGGATAGAACTACGGATCAAAAAGGGGAAGTGAAACATCTTCCTTTCCATTTTATTCGTAAGGCAGACGCAGGCTCTTGGAAAGATCCGAAGTTTAAAGGGGAGAAGGTTCCGGATCTTTGGGAAGTCTGGGACTATTTAAAGTCCAAAAATATCGGCTTGAATGTGGAGATCAAATCAGGAGCTTATGAAGAGATTCCGATCGAAACTCCTATCGAACAAGAGCTGATAGATTATACGAAACAAAATTCTCTATTTCATAAAACGTTATTTTCTTCTTTTTGTTGGGATTCTTTGGTGCGCATTAGAGAGTTATCCGTAGAGGCAAAGCTTGGGATCTTGATCGGAGAAGAAACCTCTTCTTGGACGGAAGCCTTGGAATTAGGCTTTAGATTGAACGCATTCAGTTTGAATTTTTCTTCAAAGGGATTGGATAAAGAAACTGTTTCCAAGATCCAAAAGGAAGGCTTTAAGGTTTTAGTTTATACTTTGAATACGGAAGAAGAGTTGAAGTTCGGAATAGAATTGGGGGTAGATGGAATCTTTACGAACTATCCTAAAAGAATGAAATCTCTTCTTACTTAA
- a CDS encoding LIC10235 family protein, producing the protein MKPKKVTNDDLEKIIAGVKTQAVEAIGNYLYKGFRIQVSKYNLSGAERVQLLYQRRRKEGLCIVCGTKVGKKNPSTGRLYRLCEFHRKKIDKKK; encoded by the coding sequence ATGAAACCAAAGAAAGTCACTAACGATGATTTGGAAAAGATCATCGCCGGGGTAAAAACTCAAGCTGTTGAAGCTATAGGTAATTACCTCTACAAAGGATTTCGGATTCAGGTTAGTAAGTACAACCTGTCTGGGGCGGAGAGGGTTCAGCTCCTTTATCAAAGGAGAAGAAAAGAAGGTCTTTGTATCGTCTGCGGCACTAAAGTAGGTAAAAAAAATCCGTCTACTGGCAGGTTGTATCGCCTCTGCGAATTCCACCGGAAGAAAATAGATAAAAAAAAGTAA
- a CDS encoding tetratricopeptide repeat protein — translation MFSGFYFKGIRFPFFSNSSSKAFGLSRILVFFLLLFSFSFSTFGQGENPSKQGPSDPDILFRIAEEAYKDRRFYKAAESLRNFLVLYPGNSKKNRVLSLLKDCFLKLDRPEKALEVSLDLYKMEPTGEFGLESYLEAGRLLAKMGEIDQAKQIFSSICRQSYSRAMAEKAALEFSGIDLLSDGEESSPEGESCREK, via the coding sequence TTGTTTTCCGGATTTTATTTTAAGGGCATACGTTTTCCTTTTTTTTCGAACTCATCTTCAAAGGCATTTGGCCTCTCTCGAATTCTAGTCTTCTTCCTTTTACTTTTTTCATTCTCCTTCTCCACATTTGGCCAAGGTGAAAATCCTTCCAAACAAGGACCTTCTGACCCTGATATTCTGTTTAGGATCGCCGAAGAAGCATATAAGGACCGTCGCTTTTACAAGGCAGCGGAAAGTCTTCGGAACTTCCTGGTTCTCTATCCGGGAAATTCTAAAAAAAACAGGGTGCTTAGCCTTCTCAAAGATTGTTTTCTGAAGTTGGATCGTCCTGAGAAAGCTTTAGAAGTCAGTCTGGACCTTTATAAAATGGAACCAACAGGTGAATTCGGGTTAGAATCCTACTTGGAAGCCGGGCGCCTACTGGCCAAGATGGGAGAAATCGACCAGGCGAAGCAGATTTTCTCCTCTATTTGCAGACAATCTTACTCCAGAGCAATGGCAGAAAAAGCCGCCCTGGAATTTTCCGGTATCGATCTACTTTCGGATGGGGAAGAATCTTCTCCGGAAGGGGAATCTTGTCGCGAAAAATAA
- a CDS encoding Crp/Fnr family transcriptional regulator: MSNGFFQIVNYPKGSYVIVEGKKEAHNFFIIRQGKVRVTRENQVVGEDPNQLLGPGDFFGVVAAMSQHAQIESAIALTDVSLIQVSYDQFGTLIQKNTPVAMKIIRYFSMKLRQFDSTITRLSFRTAVEEDPNQLFAIGEYYFNQKNTLHAAYAFQKYLQYLPNGQFATQAKLKLQTVNQPVAPPPIDYTKFNRSYGDNEMIFCEHEPGRELYIIQHGRVKITKIVDSNEVLLAVLQSGDIFGEMALLDNKPRSASAIAWGEVQLLAINKANFEGMVKAQPQLATRLITLLSERIWTAYKQLANLLISDPQGRVADTLLTLVEKNRVKVIPKSTYNFEIGTKDLIKMVGLTYPKDENLVLDLISKNKFIKLDQGKISCTDLVELEKLVQAFRKKSQIDAKIKKRA, from the coding sequence ATGTCCAACGGCTTCTTTCAAATCGTGAATTACCCGAAAGGGTCCTATGTCATCGTCGAAGGCAAGAAAGAAGCTCATAATTTCTTCATCATCCGACAAGGCAAGGTCAGGGTCACCCGCGAAAACCAAGTAGTAGGCGAGGATCCGAACCAACTTTTGGGCCCGGGAGATTTTTTCGGAGTGGTTGCTGCGATGAGCCAGCACGCTCAGATCGAATCTGCGATTGCTTTAACTGATGTTTCCTTAATTCAGGTTAGCTATGATCAGTTCGGAACCCTGATCCAAAAAAATACTCCGGTAGCGATGAAGATCATTCGCTACTTCTCCATGAAACTCAGACAGTTCGACTCTACGATCACTCGTCTGTCTTTCCGTACCGCAGTAGAAGAAGATCCGAACCAGTTATTCGCGATCGGTGAGTATTACTTTAATCAAAAGAACACTCTTCACGCTGCTTACGCTTTCCAAAAATATCTGCAATATCTTCCGAATGGTCAATTTGCCACTCAGGCAAAACTGAAGTTACAGACTGTTAACCAACCGGTTGCTCCTCCTCCGATCGATTATACAAAGTTTAACCGTTCTTATGGCGATAACGAGATGATCTTTTGCGAGCACGAACCGGGTAGAGAATTGTATATCATCCAACATGGACGGGTTAAGATCACTAAGATCGTGGATTCTAACGAAGTACTTCTCGCAGTTTTGCAAAGTGGGGACATTTTCGGAGAAATGGCGCTCTTAGATAATAAACCTAGATCTGCTTCTGCAATCGCTTGGGGTGAAGTGCAGTTGCTTGCGATTAACAAGGCAAACTTCGAAGGAATGGTTAAGGCTCAGCCTCAATTAGCGACTAGGCTGATTACTCTTCTTTCGGAAAGGATCTGGACCGCTTACAAACAGCTTGCTAACTTGTTAATTTCAGATCCTCAAGGAAGGGTGGCAGATACATTACTCACTCTTGTGGAGAAAAACAGGGTCAAAGTTATTCCTAAGTCCACCTACAATTTTGAGATCGGTACCAAAGATTTGATCAAGATGGTGGGATTGACTTATCCTAAGGATGAGAATCTTGTCCTGGATTTGATCTCTAAAAACAAATTTATCAAATTGGATCAGGGAAAAATTTCCTGCACGGATCTTGTAGAATTGGAAAAATTAGTACAAGCATTCCGCAAAAAATCCCAGATCGACGCTAAGATTAAAAAGCGTGCCTAG
- the gmd gene encoding GDP-mannose 4,6-dehydratase, with the protein MKKALITGITGQDGSYLTELLLEKKYEVHGIVRRTSSLNRDRIEHLRGNPHLFLHYGDLTDSSNLNRVLEKVQPDEIYNLAAQSHVGVSFEVPEYTAEVDAVGTLRILDAIKQTGVKSRFYQASTSELYGKVQAVPQDEKTPFYPRSPYAVAKLYAYWAVVNYREAFGLHASNGILFNHESPRRGEGFVTRKITLGVAGLVSGKGGPIHLGNIDAKRDWGYAPDYVNMMWMMLQQSEPDDYVVATNETHTVREFIEESFRHLDIQVEWKGKGDQEKGYNKKDGKLLIEVNPSFYRPTEVDLLIGDPAKAKAKLGWEPKVKFKELVEIMIKADCKAYGINI; encoded by the coding sequence ATGAAAAAGGCGCTTATTACAGGGATCACTGGACAGGATGGATCCTATCTTACCGAACTTCTTTTGGAAAAAAAATACGAAGTACACGGGATCGTTCGTAGAACCAGTTCCTTAAACCGGGATCGGATCGAACATCTAAGAGGAAATCCTCACCTTTTTCTACATTATGGAGACTTAACCGATTCCAGTAACCTAAACAGGGTTTTGGAAAAAGTCCAACCGGATGAAATTTACAATCTAGCCGCTCAATCTCACGTAGGAGTATCTTTTGAAGTTCCTGAATACACTGCAGAAGTGGATGCAGTCGGAACTTTAAGAATTTTAGATGCGATCAAACAAACAGGAGTGAAGTCCAGATTCTACCAAGCTTCTACTTCCGAATTATATGGAAAAGTGCAGGCAGTTCCTCAGGATGAAAAAACTCCATTCTATCCAAGATCACCTTATGCAGTCGCAAAATTATACGCATACTGGGCAGTAGTAAATTATAGAGAAGCATTTGGATTACATGCTTCTAACGGAATTTTATTCAACCATGAATCTCCAAGAAGGGGAGAAGGTTTCGTAACCAGAAAGATCACCCTGGGAGTCGCAGGACTCGTTTCCGGAAAAGGCGGGCCTATTCATTTAGGGAACATAGACGCAAAAAGAGACTGGGGATACGCACCTGATTATGTAAACATGATGTGGATGATGCTGCAACAATCAGAACCGGACGATTATGTCGTAGCAACCAACGAAACACATACAGTCAGAGAATTTATAGAAGAATCCTTCAGACATCTGGACATTCAAGTAGAATGGAAAGGAAAAGGAGACCAAGAGAAGGGTTATAATAAGAAGGACGGAAAACTTTTGATCGAAGTAAATCCTTCTTTTTACAGACCAACCGAAGTGGATCTTCTGATCGGAGATCCTGCTAAGGCAAAAGCAAAACTTGGTTGGGAACCGAAGGTCAAGTTCAAAGAACTAGTAGAGATAATGATCAAGGCGGATTGTAAGGCTTACGGGATCAATATCTAA
- a CDS encoding MATE family efflux transporter — protein MDHLYKKILRLYRPSRLNVKILSLALPVVFGMLSQSLVWITDTVMVGYLGQNAIAAIGIGGTCYYTLVAFLIGFSMGVQIIVARRFGEGKRSEIGKVGVSTLYLSIFLGCILSISGPWFSEWIMFWIGPEKTVNALGTKYLYFRFIGSGFYFLGFCFRGFMDGLGLTKAGFVSMAVTTIANIILNWIFIYGNLGFSPMGIGGAGLASSISGFAGLLVFPIFFFYYKLGKYFEGVNLLPSKEHIIEIFKVGIPPGFEEGLVNVAFVIFSKIQGFISVLAVAASNVLFSTLSFAFLPGYAFGVAATTILGQAMGAKKYKLAYHSAFRSAFISAHVMGFIGLCFIFLGKTIVYAMTRDQALVEECYPVLLLLGVIQIGDAYHMVIGAALRGAGLQNYVFRIYILLTYAVMLPLSYLFGIVWKGGTLGLWAAIFVWIASLSLIFIYEFRKKNWVKGIV, from the coding sequence TTGGATCATTTATATAAAAAAATACTCAGACTCTATCGTCCAAGCAGATTAAACGTTAAAATCCTTTCTTTAGCGCTGCCTGTTGTTTTCGGAATGCTTAGCCAATCTTTGGTTTGGATTACGGACACTGTTATGGTTGGATATTTAGGCCAAAATGCAATTGCGGCAATAGGTATAGGCGGAACCTGTTATTACACTCTCGTTGCATTCCTCATCGGATTTTCAATGGGAGTGCAGATCATAGTCGCGAGAAGATTTGGAGAAGGTAAAAGATCCGAGATCGGAAAGGTAGGAGTTTCTACACTTTATCTTTCCATATTTTTAGGATGTATTTTATCAATATCCGGTCCTTGGTTTTCAGAATGGATCATGTTTTGGATCGGACCCGAAAAAACCGTCAATGCACTCGGAACCAAATATTTATATTTTAGATTTATAGGCAGCGGATTTTATTTTTTAGGGTTTTGTTTCAGAGGATTCATGGATGGTCTTGGATTAACCAAGGCAGGTTTTGTTTCTATGGCGGTAACCACTATTGCAAACATAATCTTAAATTGGATATTTATCTATGGTAACCTAGGGTTTTCTCCTATGGGAATCGGAGGTGCAGGACTTGCATCTTCTATATCTGGATTTGCAGGGCTATTAGTATTTCCTATATTCTTTTTTTATTATAAACTAGGAAAATATTTCGAAGGAGTGAACCTTCTACCAAGCAAAGAACATATAATAGAAATTTTCAAAGTAGGAATCCCTCCAGGTTTCGAAGAAGGATTAGTCAATGTTGCATTTGTAATCTTCTCTAAGATCCAAGGATTTATCTCAGTACTTGCAGTTGCAGCTTCCAATGTCCTATTTTCTACCTTAAGTTTTGCATTCTTGCCTGGATACGCATTCGGAGTAGCAGCTACTACGATCCTAGGACAAGCAATGGGAGCTAAAAAATACAAACTGGCATATCATTCCGCATTTCGCTCCGCATTCATTTCCGCGCACGTAATGGGATTCATAGGTTTATGTTTTATCTTCCTAGGAAAAACAATCGTGTATGCGATGACCAGAGACCAGGCCTTAGTGGAAGAATGTTATCCAGTACTTCTATTATTAGGAGTCATACAGATCGGAGATGCGTATCATATGGTGATCGGTGCCGCCTTAAGAGGAGCCGGTTTGCAGAACTATGTCTTTAGGATCTATATTCTTCTAACCTACGCAGTAATGCTTCCTTTGTCTTATCTTTTCGGGATCGTATGGAAAGGTGGAACTCTTGGGCTATGGGCAGCCATTTTCGTTTGGATCGCATCACTTTCCTTAATTTTCATCTACGAATTTAGAAAGAAAAATTGGGTGAAAGGGATAGTTTAA